The DNA segment ATCTCAGACTGCTCTGTTGTAGGCTGCTCCATCTCGGTTGGTTCGGTTGGAATGTCCTCTTCCTCAGCTACTTCAGTATCCTCTGTAGTAGTCGGTATTACCTCGGTGGTGGTCGCAGTTCCATTTTGCGGTCCGCCAGCTTCCCACAAACGCATCACCTCGAGAAATTTGGGCTGAGCCAAGCGCCTGGCGGTGATGCCCCAAACCATGTAGACGTGATTAAACTTCTTGTTAGCATACAAGTGATTCACCACAACATTCGGCAGCCGCTTGGCCAAACGCTGCACATCCTCGACAGCCGAAAGATAATCATTCTGTGCGTAATACAAACCAATCGGCGCCGTAATGCGTTCCAGCGGATAGTCTGGCGGTGTGGCACGTCCATAGATGCGTTGATTATCAGGGCCATAGTCGTATTGACCGAAGCGCGTCGTTGGTTGTAGCTGAAGGTAATGCCGCACTTGCTTGGAATTGGCGCCAGCTGGCAATTGACCCATAAGCACCGGTGTCGTAGTCTAAGAAAATGAAGAGCAGATTGAATGATGTACACTTTAATTTTCCATCTTTACCCACTCGATTGAACTCGCCAGGGTTTTTGCCCAATATCAACCAAATGTAGTAGAAGCAAGTCTGCAGATGAATGGCCGATGACATGCATTGCGCGGTCGGCAGACTCGAATGTGGCAGCACTTCAAAGTTGTCGCCAAGAATATTCATGCTGGAACGTGCCACAGAAATCAGCGGCGCCTTAACATGCGTCATGAATGCCACCGGCGCCAGAGCCTGCATCACATGCACCTTGGCATTGTATTCGGGTCGAGTGGAGGCCATCACAAAGAACGATGTCGTACCCTGCGAGTGTCCAATATAACTCAGCTTGCTGTAGCCCGTCTTCGCTAGAATGGCATCAATCGTGGCCGGCAAATCGTAAAAGCCAATTTCATGCCACGAGAAACTCCAGTAGCTTTTGTCCGTATTCGGATTGAGCTTGAGATGGCCACGCGAATACCGATTGCCACGCACATTCGCCATCCAGACATCGTAGCCATTATCGTAGAGAAAATAACCCAGACCACTGTGAGGTCCCATCATAATCCAAGTGCTGGAGGCATCCTGCAGACCATGCACCAGCAGCACAGGTTTGGCGCCTGGTCTCGGTATGCGATGCACGTGCAGCAGATACTTATCCTCAGTGGTCACCGTGTGCTCTTCTCCCGGATATTTGTATTTGGCCAACAATTGCAGCTAGCTCAGCAACAAATACAAGTAATTCCAACTCATATTTGGCATTTCTGTCGTACTCACCGTTGTGAGCGTGCCGTCTTCAATGACACTCGCCGGAAAGTTATCCTCCATGTAGCCCGCTTTGCTTGCTATCCAGCAGAGGCTGAGGCAGAGCAATCCGAACATTTGCCGCCATGTGCAGCTCACGTCTAACATGGCGTATGATCAACTAAATTACAAACCACAattcgttctctctctctggtggCCCTAAAGAGCGGCAATTAGTTGCGCCAGCATTTCAAACTTATCGGGATGTCatcgcaataaaataattcgcATATGTTTTCAGCTAATTACCGAGCGTTGGGACGGCACGACATGTGCAAAGTTCAGTCCACAGAAAAGGGAAAGTGAGAGTTTTTGACTCTAAATAAGCCAATCGCACTAATCAGTTGTGTAGAAGTGAACGAGAGAAGGGCAGAGCATGAGCATTAACTCTTCAATCAACCAGACAGTCAGATTGATTCGAGTCTGGTTTCGatatagaaatgaaaattgaaatggaaattctAGCTGAATGCCGGCTAATCAAATTGCACGGCGGCTTTGCAAACTGTTTGCCAGCCTgattgcaaaattaaatttttaattcaattgcgGCCGGTGCGCTCTTCAAATCAGTTTTGCCGTCCAAGTCAAACTTTGGCGCTTAGAGGGGTTCTTTTTTCTCGCACCCTACCAAAAGCCATATCAACTTATTGATAGTTGAGTTTTAGGAGAGCATTAGGAGAGGGATTGAATGAAGCCTTAAAATGCTTGCAAAAGGCATCGTGGAAAGCGACTTCAAAAAACATTAGCTAACTGCAGATACCCTTAAAATAagcatttaaatcaatattgatgtaaaattgaatttaaattgaaaaaatagataattttaccattaaaataaatgtaaattataataGCTATAAGAACATATTCAAACTATTCTTTTACTTTACATTTACCTATTTATTTCTTTGATTATGAATATGTATAGTacttgaatatatattttcatataaaataatacatttaatacattaatacatttataaagAGTATTAAAACTTCGGCTATTCGAATAtgtagaatatatttattcttttattttgtgtttgatgAGTGACTGCTGTCCATTGAGCAAACATGGGAAACGTTTTCGATTTGCATTGAGAGAGCTCCGCTTCGTAGCATTGGCTGTGTCATCGTTTTTTACAATTGATTGGCAAAAATTGATTTCAgcttttgcataaaatatttggttGCCTTTATTTGCGCCAACTGCCAACCGTTTTTGGCTGTTTGGTTGCCTGACAGCCTGACAAAGCGCCACAGCACGAGTTTGATAccgattctgattctgattcagatttagattttgattttcattgctGAATGAATCCATAGCTAGGCCCCAAGGCTGGCCAATATTTCGACATTTGACAAATAACTTAATTCAACGTTGTCACCACATGTTGGCAATGCCAGTAGAAAGAGGGAAACTGAAAGAGAACGAGGAGGAGATGTTGGTGGAAGCGAATGTCCTGCCAGCTCTTAACAAGCTGTCACCCACGcctgcttcttcttcatcctcatcctcgtcCACGTTCTTACTCACAGCTTGTCCGTGGGCGTTgctatttgtgtgtgcgtgtgtgggcGGCTCCTGGCAACGTTTCAATTGGCAACATGCTAAACCTTAAGCTCGCGTTTCATACTCAAATTGCAGCAAATTAAAGAACCAACGTTCAAACTCAATTTCACCGTTCAATAACCATTTTAAAGTTTCTTTAAAGTTGTGAGGTTTAAAAtagactttaaaatataaaagcttgaaaattgtaaagaaattatattgtgcaattttagaattttctGGAGTCCAAAGACTTTATTTTCTTCATCGTATTTTTAAGCGGtcaagaataaatatttattcaataaaattgaaacaaaaatctttaaaGTACTGAAGTTTcaataatactttaaaattttgagGGCGTTGATCTTCGTATTCCCAAATAAGAAGATAGTTATAtcacttttaatattaaattgtatttatttcaattgtctCACCGCACATTGAGATCACATAGAAAGATGAAGTTTTAATTTGATCAGCTCATTTGTATAGAACTTATATTAGTATAGGAATATTCCAACAGAGgatattattaaatgtgaaCAATATTTTCtagttgttgccattttttttggAACATTTGCCTTATTACTTAAATTCAAACTATGTAGCAGAGAAACTTTAAATGTTGCTATATTTAACCCAAATATCTTTAGCTGCAAAATGTTCTTActtttttaaagttattaaactataaattacaataaactTACAACTTTTTTGCTTTCAACATCTTGCGTACCATTTATGTCGTTGCACTTTTGACCTACTTTGCGGTTTGTTAACAAATTGTCAGATCGTTAAATTGGGCAATTCCCTTTGGTCGACAGGGTGCAATCAACGTCGTCGATCGTTGTTGCAACACTTTGAAGCCTGGCGCGTGCCGCGACAATTAGCTAGAGTCTATTTTGAGACCAAGTGCCAATCAGAGAGGCATCAAAGAGCTTGTTGAGTACACGAAATGCCACACAATGTTGTAAGCTGAGCAGGCAAACCAAACCAAGAGAAAACCGGCTCAGACCTTAAGTCGAAGAAGTAGGCGGCTATTAAAATGAGACCAATCAATTGGCCAGCCCTTTTCTTTGCCATTGTTTTCCACTTCGAGGAGCAGCAGTTTGCTCTTTAAATGCCTGCCAGTCTTGACTTGCAGACTCCCAACTGAGACCTAGTTGTTGCCTGAGCTCGTTAGGAGTTCGGTTGAgcatctgttgttgttgtcgccagATTATGATCAGCATTGTTTAGTCGCAGCATTTAGACTGCCACTTAGTTGCAGCAGTTGCCCACATTCTCCTCGCTTTTCCCTCTCCATAGAGTCATACAAatttctcactctttctcttaCTGACTTGTGTCTCTTCTAGCCATCATTAGCCACGCACGTGACTTTTAATCACGCGCGCATAAAATTGAATGCGAAATCACAGACGGCCAAGGAGAATCCATAAAACAACGCCTGGCCAATTTATAGAGGCGCTGGCCTGGTTTATAGCTTTGCAAAAACTTTGACTCTGTCTAGCTCATTATAAGTACAAGTCGCTAAGATACACTTGCCTCAGGGTaacattatattttgttaCGCATTGTAAGTGATTGTTAGTGGAGAAAGAGAATAAAATTGTATGAGagataaaattgaaaatatttaccaTTCAGTAATGAatagaaaagaatttaataatgatatatttgttttaatttcattcattgcaAACTCAATAACTGaactgtaaataatttaaataatgcatACACCATTTGCGTATAGTAAATTGTAGCTATTACGCTTCAGCGCagcgaaaaaaaagtataatatttaattgagttCAACTGGCTGATAATGACTTAAATAATATGCTAAAAtgtatcaaataaataaattaaattaaaagcctATTTTATAGCaatatttgcaacaatttaattcactttttTGAGAGTATTTCGGATGTGACGTTTgctatttatttctttcttattaGCGAGTGAAAAACTGCGTCaagtttgtaattttttttttggagcaGCGGAGCTGAGACCTTGGAAGGAGTCTAAAAGTTGGCGCTGCTTAAACTGCTAGGCGTAGACAAACTTTACGACTTGGCCAAAGTTTGCAGAAGCCAAAAGGGGGAAGAACGTTTTGTCTGTGCCCAGCGTGCCACTTGACTTTAACCTTTTCAAGTTCCTCGCTGTCTGTCTGGCCGGAGTAGCGTAGCCATATTGCGTTTGATTCAGAGACAGCAGAAAGGACTTGACTCCATGCCAAATGCGCAGGACCTTTTGAGTTGGAGTCATGTTATTATGCTTTCA comes from the Drosophila sulfurigaster albostrigata strain 15112-1811.04 chromosome 2L, ASM2355843v2, whole genome shotgun sequence genome and includes:
- the LOC133848106 gene encoding lipase 1 produces the protein MLDVSCTWRQMFGLLCLSLCWIASKAGYMEDNFPASVIEDGTLTTLQLLAKYKYPGEEHTVTTEDKYLLHVHRIPRPGAKPVLLVHGLQDASSTWIMMGPHSGLGYFLYDNGYDVWMANVRGNRYSRGHLKLNPNTDKSYWSFSWHEIGFYDLPATIDAILAKTGYSKLSYIGHSQGTTSFFVMASTRPEYNAKVHVMQALAPVAFMTHVKAPLISVARSSMNILGDNFEVLPHSSLPTAQCMSSAIHLQTCFYYIWLILGKNPGEFNRTTTPVLMGQLPAGANSKQVRHYLQLQPTTRFGQYDYGPDNQRIYGRATPPDYPLERITAPIGLYYAQNDYLSAVEDVQRLAKRLPNVVVNHLYANKKFNHVYMVWGITARRLAQPKFLEVMRLWEAGGPQNGTATTTEVIPTTTEDTEVAEEEDIPTEPTEMEQPTTEQSEIEQPSTEQLSTEQPSTEQPSTEQSEIEQSEMEQTERASTEKSETEQPEMEKSESEQPDIEENYAK